The nucleotide window GCAGCGGCTCGGCTGACCACGAGCCCTGTCCGCCAGCATGTTTCCCGAGTTACGACGGCAGGTTGCGTGCGTTTTGGACAGCGGACGCCGTCCAGCGGGTAGCACCACACGCGCATCGCGAGATTTCTTTCGGTGCCTCGAAGGCTCGAAGGCGCCCTCAAAGAAATCGCGAAGTGCTCTTGAGTAGACCTACTCGAAGAAAGCTGTCCAGAGAGAGAAGAGATATCTAACTATTGAAGAAGAGAAGGGAAGAGGCTGGACAGAGCAGGTGTCCTGGCCAGACCCGCAGCCGGCAGCGCGTCCGGCATGTTCGAGTGCTGTCCCGGCGCCATCAACCTCCAGCGTCCCGCTGTGACGACCCCGGTGGCGCGGAGGGCCTCGCCTCACCAACTTGCCCGTCCCAGTTCCCGTGTCGCGCAGCGCCTGCGCTTCGGCGGTCAGGTGAGAGCCTCATGGCGCGGCAGCCGGCACCGGGCGCTCCTGTTGATGGGGGCGGATCCGCCCATCCTCCATCTCGTAGAGCACATCGAACACCTCGAGCGCTCGGTGGTCGTGGGTGACCACCAAGACCGCAGCGCCGCGGTCGTGCGCGACTTTTCGGAATAGCTCCATGACGCTTCGGCTGCGAACGCTGTCGAGTGCGGCGGTCGGTTCGTCCGCGAGGATCAGCGAAGGTTCGTTCGCCAAGGCTCTAGCGATGGCCACGCGCTGCTGCTCGCCGCCGCTGAGCATCTCGGGGTACGAGCGCTCCCGTCCGGCAACATCGAGGTACTCGAGCAGCTCACGAGCACGCTTTCTGCCATCGCTCTTGCCACCGAACTCGCAGGCGATCTCCACGTTCTCCCTCGCCGTGAGGAACGACGTGAGATTCGCCTTCTGGAACACGAAGCCAAGGTGACGCCTGCGCAGCGCGGCAAGGTCTGCCAGCGGAACGCCGTCCTTCACGACGAGGCGCCCCCCGAAAAACACCTCACCCGTATCGGCCGGCGAGACGAAGCCCAAGGCCTTGATGAGGGTGGACTTGCCTGAACCGCTCGGCCCAAGCAATGCGGCGACCGTCCCGCGGGCGATCGTCAGGCTGACGTGGTCCAAAGCCTTCACCGCGGCCGGCCCAGTTCCGTACGTTTTGCTCAGGTCCACGGCGCGGACTGCGTCTTCCATCGTCAGCCCTCCAGCGCGGTCGACGGGTCGATGCGCATCACGTGCGTGAGACCGAGGATGCTGGCGAGGGTGACGATGCCCATCGTCGCGACCGGCGCCACGAGCGAGATGGTCTCCGTGATGAGAACCCGACGAGGGAACATCGGGAAGACAAGCTCGCCCATCGCGAAGGCAACCGCATAGCCCAGCGCACCCAGCAGCCACGCCTGCTGCAGGATCAGGCCAAGGAGGCGGGTTCGCGGCGCACCCATGAGCTTGAGCACGGCGAGATCGTGCGTCTTCTCGAGCGTGAGGTTGTACATGACCATCATGATGATCACGGCAGCCGTGAGTGTGAGGATCACGGTGAAGAGCCCGATCTGCATCCGTGCGCGCTGGACGACGCCACCGAGGAGCAGTGCCTCCTCCTCGTCCTGCGAGTAGACGCTGACGTCGCCCCAGCTCCGCATGACCTCCCGCACTTCGGCGATCCGATGCGGGTCCGCTTGGACAAGCACCGCAGCCACGGGGGGCGAAGCAAGCGCAGGCGCACGCCAGCGCGAATCGGTCGCGAGGTCCTCGAGAGCGGGCTGCCCGCGGCCGAGGTCCGTGCGGCGCAAGCGTGCCACCACGCGCTGACGTTCGAGCACCGCCGCCTCAGCAGGCTGGTCGAAGGCGATGAGCTCGGCATCCGCGACGCTCACGAAGGCGACGGATTCGCCACCGGAGGTAAGTGCGTTCTTCGTGAGCCCCACCACACGGTACTGCTCGCCTGCGAGTGCGAGCGACTCCCCGATGCCGAGCCCGAGGGAGGCGTCGACGATCATCTCTCCGTGCGGTTGCTGCAAACGTCGCCCACGCACGAGCGGCAACGAGCGTCCCGGATCGTCTGGCCAGCCGAGCCCGACGAGGGCGATGCGCATGACGGCGCCGCGGTGCTCTCGCTG belongs to Myxococcales bacterium and includes:
- a CDS encoding ABC transporter permease, translated to MNLALRDVRRHLARFVGTAAGLGLLLSVVVAMQGIYAGMVDDATILTRAMHADLWLVQRDTRGPFAEGSRLDPSVEARAAAVPGVRTARPYTYQLIQREHRGAVMRIALVGLGWPDDPGRSLPLVRGRRLQQPHGEMIVDASLGLGIGESLALAGEQYRVVGLTKNALTSGGESVAFVSVADAELIAFDQPAEAAVLERQRVVARLRRTDLGRGQPALEDLATDSRWRAPALASPPVAAVLVQADPHRIAEVREVMRSWGDVSVYSQDEEEALLLGGVVQRARMQIGLFTVILTLTAAVIIMMVMYNLTLEKTHDLAVLKLMGAPRTRLLGLILQQAWLLGALGYAVAFAMGELVFPMFPRRVLITETISLVAPVATMGIVTLASILGLTHVMRIDPSTALEG
- a CDS encoding ABC transporter ATP-binding protein, with the translated sequence MEDAVRAVDLSKTYGTGPAAVKALDHVSLTIARGTVAALLGPSGSGKSTLIKALGFVSPADTGEVFFGGRLVVKDGVPLADLAALRRRHLGFVFQKANLTSFLTARENVEIACEFGGKSDGRKRARELLEYLDVAGRERSYPEMLSGGEQQRVAIARALANEPSLILADEPTAALDSVRSRSVMELFRKVAHDRGAAVLVVTHDHRALEVFDVLYEMEDGRIRPHQQERPVPAAAP